Part of the Streptomyces sp. NBC_00457 genome, GGTGATCGCCGCGCTCCCCCTCCTCACCCTCGCCGCCTGCGGCTACGGCTCTCAGGCCGAGGACGACGGCACCGCCAAGGTGGCCGCGGGAGCGGAGAAGATCGACGGTCTCGACTCCGTCCGGATCGGCTACTTCGGGAACCTGACCCACGGGACCGCGCTGGTGGGCGCGAACAAGGGCTACTTCCAGAAGGCGCTCGGCGCGACCGAGGCCCAGTACCAGATCTTCAACGCCGGTCCCTCCGAGATCGAGGCGCTGAACTCCGACTCCATCGACATCGGCTGGATCGGCCCCTCCCCTGCGATCAACGGCTACACCGCGTCGGGCGGCAAGAACCTGCGCATCATCGGCGGTTCGGCGTCCGGCGGTGTGAAGCTGGTCGTCGACCCGGAGAAGATCAAGTCCCTGAAGGACGTCAAGGGCAAGAAGATCGCGACTCCTCAGCTGGGCAACACACAGGACGTGGCGTTCCTCAACTGGGTCTCGGAGCAGGGCTGGAGGGTCGACGCGGAGAGCGGCAAGGGCGATGTCTCCGTGGTCCGCACCGACAACAAGATCACGCCGGACGCCTACAAGTCCGGCTCCATCGACGGTGCCTGGGTGCCGGAGCCGACCGCGTCCAAGCTGGTCGCCGAGGGCGGCAAGGTGCTGCTGGACGAGTCGGACCTGTGGCCGGACAAGAAGTTCGTGATCACGAACATCATCGTGCGGCAGGAATTCCTCAAGGAGCACCCGAAGGCCGTCGAGGCGGTGCTGAAGGCCTCGGTCGAGGCCAACAAGTGGATCAACGCCAACCCGGACGAGGCCAAGGCCGCGGCGAACAAGCAGCTGGAGACGGACTCGGGCAAGGCGCTGCCCGCCGAGGTCATCGACCCGGCCTGGACGTCGATCCAGTTCACCGACGACCCGCTGGCCGCCACCCTCAACACCGAGGCGGAGCACGCGGTCAAGGCCGGCCTGCTGGAGAAGCCCGACCTCAAGGGCATCTACGACCTCACGCTGCTCAACAAGGTCCTCAAGGCCGAGGGCGAGAGCACCGTCGACGACGCCGGTCTCGGCGCGAGCTGACCGAACGACCCGATGAGTTCCCAGGAGGTGACGACCATGGCCACGACCACGACCCTCGCCAAGGCCGCAGACGACGCCGCGACGGCCGCACACGCCGCCCGGATCGAGCACGTCTCGAAGTCGTTTCCGGGCCCCGCCGGGCAGCAGCTCGTGCTGGACGACATCAGCATCGATGTCGCGCCCGGCGAGTTCGTCACGCTCCTGGGGGCCTCGGGCTGCGGCAAGTCCACGCTGCTGAACCTGGTGGCCGGGCTCGACGCGCCCACCGCCGGGTCCATCACCACGGACGGCCGCCCGGCCCTGATGTTCCAGGAGCACGCCCTCTTCCCGTGGCTGACCGCGGGCAAGAACATCGAACTCGCCCTCAAACTCAGGGGCGTCGCGAAGAACGAGCGCCGCGACAAGGCCGAGGAACTCCTCGAACTCGTCCGGCTCAAGGGCGCGCACGGCAAGCGGGTGCACGAGCTGTCCGGCGGTATGCGCCAGCGCGTCGCCCTGGCCCGCGCGCTCGCCCAGGAGAGCCGGCTGCTGCTGATGGACGAGCCGTTCGCGGCGCTGGACGCCATCACGCGGGACGTCCTGCACGACGAGCTGACCCGGATCTGGGCGGAGACCGGGGTGTCCGTTCTCTTCGTCACGCACAACGTGCGTGAGGCGGTGCGGCTCGCGCAGCGCGTCATCCTGCTGTCGTCGCGGCCCGGCCGGATCGCCCGCGAGTGGACGGTCGGCATCCCGCAGCCCCGCCGCATCGAGGACGCGCCCGTGGCGGAACTGTCCGTCGAGATCACCGAAGTACTGCGTGGGGAGATCCGCCGTCATGGCCAGCACTGACTCGAAGACGACGGAGGACCCCGGGAGCATCGAGGCGGGCCTCGACGCGCTGGAGACCTCGGTCAGCGGCCGGCCGCCCTTCCGGCAGACCCTCCGCGAGAAGATCCTGCCGCCGGTCATCGCCATCGCCGTGGTCCTCGTCGTCTGGCAGGGACTGATCTCCCTGAAGATCGTCGACGACCCCGCGAAGCTGCCCTCCCCCGGTGCCGTGTGGGCCGAGGTCGAGGACGCGTGGCTGAAGGGCACGCTGCTCGACTACATCTGGACGAGCGTCTCGCGGGGCCTGTTCGGCTTCGCGCTCGCCCTCGTCATCGGCACGCCGCTCGGCCTGCTCGTGGCCCGGGTGAAGTTCGTGCGCGCGGCGATCGGCCCGATCCTGTCCGGGCTGCAGTCGCTGCCGTCGGTGGCGTGGGTGCCGGCCGCCGTGATCTGGCTGGGCCTGAAGCCCGAGATGATGTATGCGGTGATCCTGCTCGGCGCGGTGCCGTCGATCGCCAACGGTCTGGTGTCCGGCGTCGACCAGGTGCCGCCGCTGATCCTGCGCGCGGGGCGGACGCTGGGGGCGACCGGACTGCGCGGTACCTGGCACATCGTGATGCCCGCGGCGCTGCCCGGCTATGTGGCGGGGCTGAAGCAGGGGTGGGCGTTCTCCTGGCGCTCGCTGATGGCCGCGGAGATCATCGCGCAGGCACCGGACCTGGGCGTGGGACTCGGCCAGTT contains:
- a CDS encoding aliphatic sulfonate ABC transporter substrate-binding protein; its protein translation is MPATFAVRRTLAVIAALPLLTLAACGYGSQAEDDGTAKVAAGAEKIDGLDSVRIGYFGNLTHGTALVGANKGYFQKALGATEAQYQIFNAGPSEIEALNSDSIDIGWIGPSPAINGYTASGGKNLRIIGGSASGGVKLVVDPEKIKSLKDVKGKKIATPQLGNTQDVAFLNWVSEQGWRVDAESGKGDVSVVRTDNKITPDAYKSGSIDGAWVPEPTASKLVAEGGKVLLDESDLWPDKKFVITNIIVRQEFLKEHPKAVEAVLKASVEANKWINANPDEAKAAANKQLETDSGKALPAEVIDPAWTSIQFTDDPLAATLNTEAEHAVKAGLLEKPDLKGIYDLTLLNKVLKAEGESTVDDAGLGAS
- a CDS encoding ABC transporter ATP-binding protein, with amino-acid sequence MSSQEVTTMATTTTLAKAADDAATAAHAARIEHVSKSFPGPAGQQLVLDDISIDVAPGEFVTLLGASGCGKSTLLNLVAGLDAPTAGSITTDGRPALMFQEHALFPWLTAGKNIELALKLRGVAKNERRDKAEELLELVRLKGAHGKRVHELSGGMRQRVALARALAQESRLLLMDEPFAALDAITRDVLHDELTRIWAETGVSVLFVTHNVREAVRLAQRVILLSSRPGRIAREWTVGIPQPRRIEDAPVAELSVEITEVLRGEIRRHGQH
- a CDS encoding ABC transporter permease, producing MASTDSKTTEDPGSIEAGLDALETSVSGRPPFRQTLREKILPPVIAIAVVLVVWQGLISLKIVDDPAKLPSPGAVWAEVEDAWLKGTLLDYIWTSVSRGLFGFALALVIGTPLGLLVARVKFVRAAIGPILSGLQSLPSVAWVPAAVIWLGLKPEMMYAVILLGAVPSIANGLVSGVDQVPPLILRAGRTLGATGLRGTWHIVMPAALPGYVAGLKQGWAFSWRSLMAAEIIAQAPDLGVGLGQLLEVGRTNSSMATVFLAILLILFVGIAIDLLIFSPLERWVLRTRGLLVKS